The following is a genomic window from Spirochaeta cellobiosiphila DSM 17781.
GGAAAACCAGAGGTCCTAAAACTCACCCAGTCAATCAAACCAAGGCCTACCAAAGGGCAATTGCTTATCAAGGTATATGCCACATCAGTCACTAATAGTGATATCTTTATTAGAAGTTCAAAGGTCGGCCCCGGTTTACTAATTCCCTTCCGTTTGATGATAGGGTTAACGAGACCCCGTCGCAAGATCATTGGCCAAGTATTTGCAGGTCAAGTGGAAGCAGTTGTAGACGGGGACTCTGCCTACAAAGTGGGGGATAAGGTTTATGGGCTTACCGGTTATTCTCTTGGAGCGTATGCTGATTATCTATGTCTGGCTGAGCAAAATTCCAAACAGGGTGTTGTGGCTCCCATGCCTGATAATATTAGCTATGAACAGGCCACTGCCGCTGCCTATGGTGGTCTACTGGCTCTTCAATTTTTGGATAAAAGAAAAATATCCGAAGGTGATAAGGTCCTTTTGTATGGATCAGCCAGTACCTCAGGTCTTGTGGCTCTTCAGTATTTAAAACATCTGGGAGCGGAAGTCACCAGTGTTTGCAGTGAAAGCAAATTTCCTGTGGTACAATCCTATGGAGCGGATAAGCTTATTGATTATCGTACAGATAGCTCAGTGGAACAGTTAGAAAGCTATCATATTGTGTTCGATTGTGTCGGCAAGGCAAAAACGTCAGTCCTTAAGAAAGAGTTACATAAGCACCACCTCGATAAAAATGCTTTTTTGTCCATTGACGATGAAGCCCTTCTCCTCAGTACTAATCGACTTCTTAAGATAAAAAAACTAGTAGAAGAGGGCGTCCTTACATTTACTAATGATAAAGTCTATCCTTTTGATAAAATGATAGAAGCACATCATTATGTGGAAGGAGGACATAAAACAGGTAATGTTGCTGTAACAGTGAATGAAGAGTAAGGGAATTGTATTAGTAATTCTATCTAAGATTTGTTACAATAAATACCATATATATGACTCCCCTTAAGAAATTTATTATCGCACTAATATTTATTATTGTCCTCCTCTCTCTTGGTACAGGGGGATATGTATTCATTGAAGGATGGTCCATTGTAGACAGTCTCTATATGTCGGTCATTACCATATCTACAATTGGTTATGGTGAAGTTCATCCTTTGTCTGCTCAAGGCAAGTTATTCACTCTTACCTTTGTTGTTATTAGTCTTATCTCCATTGGATATATTCTGGGAACGGTGGTGTCATTTTTATTTGAAGGACAATTTCAGAAAACCTGGAAGGAGAGGAAAATGAAGAAAATCCTGGCCATGATTAAGGATCATTTTATTATCTGTGGTTATGGAGATGTTGGTTTGGAAACAGCGGAAGAACTGGATCGTAAAGGTATTCCCTTTGTCATCATTGATAACTCCATGACAGAATCTGAACTGGATCGTCATCCTGATTATTCAGTTATTGTTGAAGATGCCACAGAAGAAATGGTATTGGATAAAGCCAGAATCAAAAAGGCGAAAGGGATCATGTCCTGCTTACCTAACGATCAACTCAACGTTTATACAGTTCTAACGGCCAGGCAAATGAATCCTGATCTTTATATTGTTGCCAAAGCTTCTGATCATCGATCACAAGGTAAATTACTAGCTGCCGGTGCTGATAAGGTCATACTTCCTAAGCAGATAGCTGGTAGAAGGATGGCTACAGTGGCCACACATCCTGGTATTATTGATTTTCTGGATGTCCTGTCTACAGGCGGGGATGGTGACATTCGTATTGAATCTGTAAAAGTAGTAGAGGGCTCTGAGCTGGTGCATAACTCTCTTCGCACTAGTCAAATTGGTAAAGATACGGGGGTCCTGATCATTGGTATTCTTGATCGTCATGGCAAAACTCGTAAATATACGGATACGCGACAGGCCTTGTCCTCCATTATTCTGGAGGAAGGAGACCAATTAATCGCTTTAGGTAACGAAAGTCAACTGGAACTCCTGCATAAAAACATGAAAAAAAAGAAATAATCTAGGAATTATAATAACCATTACTCAAGGCCCTTTCTATAGCTTTGAGAAGAGCTTTGCTCGTTGTTGTAGCTCCACTGACCGCATCTACCGCATTATTCTGTGTAGATATAATGTCCCGTATAACAATTTCTGCCTTTCTGGCATACATGGTATTACGATTGTTCGTGATATCAATATAAACAATCCGCTTATCCCGAACGGTAACTTCTACCTCATAAGTAAAGGATCCATAGGTATATTGACCCAGATAATTACCATCTACCAATTGTGCTATATTGATTGGTTCAATGGGAAGGTTCCGGGTAGTCCTAACCTCTTTAGAATGACAGGATATCAAAAACCAGAATAAGACTATGGGGAAGTAGAGATGTTTTAGCTTTGTCATATATTTACTTACTCCTTATTCCTATAACAGTATAAATAAGCTTTTTGCTTACTATATTTCTTTTAATCGTAAAAATACGATAAAACTATTGACTAGCTTAAAACTTTCTTTTAGTTTTATCGTATAATTACGATTAAAGGAGCTTTGTATGTCCTGCAGTGGTTCAAAAGAGTGCTCAGAATATCTATTAAGTCCTGAAGATGAAAAACAACTTCAAGACATGGCCCAAGCCTTGGGGAATCCCATTCGTTTTGAAATCATTAAATACCTTAGTACTCGTCCTGAATGTATAACAGGGGACATTGTAGATGTTTTGCCAATAGCCCAATCAACAACCAGTCAGCATCTAAAGGTTCTTAAAAGTTCTGGTTGGATTCAGGGAACTTTGAGTGGTACTAAGACCAGGTACTGTCTAAACAGTACTAATGTAGAGTGGTTCAAAAAAAAGATAGAAGAAATATTTTAAGGAGTAACATGTGGAAATTATAACCAGTGTTTTAATGTTTGTATTAAATAGTTTTAGAAAAACCTGGCCTTTTCTTCTTATATCCATTCCCTTAGCTACGGCTATTAATATGACTAATGTATCCGGGAAGATAAAAGGTCTTATGGGGAAGAGGCCTCTTATTTCTATTATAATGGCTACTTTGTTGGGAGCATTAAGTCCTCTGTGTTCCTGTTCGGTTATTCCTGTCATCTTTTCTTTATTGACAGCAGGTGTTCCTATCGGACCGGTTATGTCCTTCTGGATAGCCTCTCCCTCTATGGATCCGGAAATCTTCTTTCTCTCTGTGACAACCTTAGGTTGGAACCTCGCAATCTGGCGTTTAGCTGCTACCTTTGTTCTTAGTTTGGGAGCAGGTTTCCTGGCCCATTATGCTTTTACTAAGGGCTGGTTTAAAGAGGGAATACTCCGAAGCAAACCTGTCTTTGAACAGTCCAGCATTTCCTCTCTATTAAAGAAGCTGCGACCTTCTAAGGCAGAACCTCTATTAAAGGAAGCTACTATTGTTAATGTTAGTCCCTTAAAATCCAGTTCTCCATTAATGGCTCAAAGTGAAGGGGGGAGCTCTTGTGGTTGTAACAGCCTTAAAATCGAGACTCCAGCTGAAAGTTCTTGTGGCTGTAATTCTACTAAAACAGACAAGGCTAAGGATTCTTCTTCCTGCGGTTGTGGTTCACAAAAGAAAGATAGCTTAACCATAAGAATCATCAAGGAATCTCTTAAGTCTTTTATCTTTGTGGGTAAGTTCCTTGTCATTGCTTATGTCATTGAAGCCTTAATCGTTCTTTATATTCCGGGAGCTTGGATTCAGACAGCTCTTGGAACAAATGGCTCCTTATCTGTTGTGATATCCACCCTATTCGGGTTGCCTTTCTATACAAATAACTTAGCCGCCTTAGGTTTGTTAGGGGGATTATTGGAAAAAGGAATGGTTCCCGCTGGTGCCTTAGCCTTCCTTATTAGTGGACCTACTACTACTTTACCAGCTATGTCTGCGGTATACGGGATATGTAAGTCACGAGTCTTTGCTATGTACCTAAGTATCTCCTTTGTGGGGGCCTTAGTGGCTGGCTTTATTTACCTCCTTGTCGGCTGATTCCAAGCTTTGATGCCCTTGGCATCATCCTCCTGTTATCTATAAAATAGGGACTCTAAAAGGAGTCCCTATGCCATTATTACCACAAAATCCTTTACTTAAAGATTATCAGTTATACGTCAGCCAATTAGAAGAAGAACGGGGTTTTGCCCATCAAAACACACGTGATAAATGTCTCCTCATGGGAGAAGAAGTGGGGGAATTGTTTAAAGCTGTCCGCAAGAGTGAAGGCTTGGCTATTGATCCTGAATCTTCTGTAGGTGAGGTAAAGGATGAATTAACCGATATCTTTATTTATTTGTGTGCTATTGCTAATCGCTATGATATTGATTTGCAAAAAGCTTTTCTGGAGAAGGAAGAGAAGAATAAGAAGCGGACTTGGGTGTAGTAAGTTTCTTTTGTGAGAATCGTTTTGAGGTTTATCAAAAACCCAATGGAAAAGCCAAGAAGAGAAAATGTAATGTCTATATAACATCCAAGTTAATAGCTGAAAATAAAAACTGAACAAATACCACTTCCTTGTGTCTTGATAGTAGAAAAGTAGTTCGGCCGGAGTTACTATTAAGGAGTGTGAAATGCCTAATGACAATGGATCTCTTATTATTTTAGATACCAAAAGTGTAAGAACTAATGCTAGTAAGACCCTAACTTTTCTGAATAATACTATACCAAAACTTCTTAGCCATACCGTTAATATTGTATTTCTTGGGGAAGAACATGACAATGAAATTGATAAAAATGTTGCAACAGGTGTTCTGACTAATCCTCCCAGTATTATCCCTGGTGCGACTAGAGCTATACTAGAAAGAGGTTTAGCATATCCTATCAATGGTGGAATGACTGTTCGTCAAGAAGCTATGGATCAAGGTCTAAATAGACAAGCTAGAAGTAAGAAACTAGCTGATATGATTATAGACGCCATCACTAATCATGGAATTACCCTTATCTACATAGCCTGTGGTAGTAATCATGGCCAGGAAATATATGATTCTTTGCAGAAGAGATTAACAGTAAATTGGGGTTATATTATTAAGCCTGCAAGTACCGATTAAATTTTCTTCCCTTTCCTAACAGCCAATACCGAGATAATGGCGTTAACAAGAAAGAGATAGAATATAAAGGCTACATTCTCAAAGCTATAAGTCTGGATAGCCAAAACACTTATACCAAATCCTATGGTGCTAATCGCATAGGCTATCCAGCTTTCCGATTCAGGATGTTTATACGCTTTGATAATGGTGGGTAATCCTGCCAAAAAGTCTGCAACCAAGGAAAACATAATCGCCATATTAGGATCTTTAGTAACTCCCCATAATAGAATACCTATAAATGCGGCTCCCATGAGGAGGTAATCTTTTATATTTGTCTTCCAATAGGATTTCTTATTAATAAAAGAGGACATCACTATTAATAAGGGCGTAAAGCCGGCAGTAAAGGAAGCCCAAGACAAACCAGATACCCCCTGGGCTCTTTGGGCTAAGAATATAATGAGGGGGAATATACCCCATAATAGCCAAGTCACTCTGTTCGGTTGAGTCTTCCCTTGAACCGTTTCTATTAAATAATATATCCCACCGAGTGATCCAACGAAGGCC
Proteins encoded in this region:
- a CDS encoding NAD(P)-dependent alcohol dehydrogenase, with amino-acid sequence MEVMKSYVCHKYGKPEVLKLTQSIKPRPTKGQLLIKVYATSVTNSDIFIRSSKVGPGLLIPFRLMIGLTRPRRKIIGQVFAGQVEAVVDGDSAYKVGDKVYGLTGYSLGAYADYLCLAEQNSKQGVVAPMPDNISYEQATAAAYGGLLALQFLDKRKISEGDKVLLYGSASTSGLVALQYLKHLGAEVTSVCSESKFPVVQSYGADKLIDYRTDSSVEQLESYHIVFDCVGKAKTSVLKKELHKHHLDKNAFLSIDDEALLLSTNRLLKIKKLVEEGVLTFTNDKVYPFDKMIEAHHYVEGGHKTGNVAVTVNEE
- a CDS encoding potassium channel family protein encodes the protein MTPLKKFIIALIFIIVLLSLGTGGYVFIEGWSIVDSLYMSVITISTIGYGEVHPLSAQGKLFTLTFVVISLISIGYILGTVVSFLFEGQFQKTWKERKMKKILAMIKDHFIICGYGDVGLETAEELDRKGIPFVIIDNSMTESELDRHPDYSVIVEDATEEMVLDKARIKKAKGIMSCLPNDQLNVYTVLTARQMNPDLYIVAKASDHRSQGKLLAAGADKVILPKQIAGRRMATVATHPGIIDFLDVLSTGGDGDIRIESVKVVEGSELVHNSLRTSQIGKDTGVLIIGILDRHGKTRKYTDTRQALSSIILEEGDQLIALGNESQLELLHKNMKKKK
- a CDS encoding FMN-binding protein gives rise to the protein MTKLKHLYFPIVLFWFLISCHSKEVRTTRNLPIEPINIAQLVDGNYLGQYTYGSFTYEVEVTVRDKRIVYIDITNNRNTMYARKAEIVIRDIISTQNNAVDAVSGATTTSKALLKAIERALSNGYYNS
- a CDS encoding ArsR/SmtB family transcription factor — its product is MSCSGSKECSEYLLSPEDEKQLQDMAQALGNPIRFEIIKYLSTRPECITGDIVDVLPIAQSTTSQHLKVLKSSGWIQGTLSGTKTRYCLNSTNVEWFKKKIEEIF
- a CDS encoding permease: MEIITSVLMFVLNSFRKTWPFLLISIPLATAINMTNVSGKIKGLMGKRPLISIIMATLLGALSPLCSCSVIPVIFSLLTAGVPIGPVMSFWIASPSMDPEIFFLSVTTLGWNLAIWRLAATFVLSLGAGFLAHYAFTKGWFKEGILRSKPVFEQSSISSLLKKLRPSKAEPLLKEATIVNVSPLKSSSPLMAQSEGGSSCGCNSLKIETPAESSCGCNSTKTDKAKDSSSCGCGSQKKDSLTIRIIKESLKSFIFVGKFLVIAYVIEALIVLYIPGAWIQTALGTNGSLSVVISTLFGLPFYTNNLAALGLLGGLLEKGMVPAGALAFLISGPTTTLPAMSAVYGICKSRVFAMYLSISFVGALVAGFIYLLVG
- a CDS encoding MazG nucleotide pyrophosphohydrolase domain-containing protein; this translates as MPLLPQNPLLKDYQLYVSQLEEERGFAHQNTRDKCLLMGEEVGELFKAVRKSEGLAIDPESSVGEVKDELTDIFIYLCAIANRYDIDLQKAFLEKEEKNKKRTWV